GATCATCGGCGCGGCCCGCGACCGCGCGGGCCAGCAGGTCCGCGGTGGCCGGTGCGACGACGACGAGGTCGGCCTGCTGCCCGATCCGCACGTGCGGGACCTCGGGAACGTCCTCGAACACCCCGGTGCGCACCGGTTGACCGGACAGCGCCTCGAAGGTCGCGGCCCCGACGAATTTCAGGGCGGATTCGGTCGGGACGACCCGGACCTCATGGCCGGCCTCGGACAGCTGTCGAATTACCGAGCAGGCCTTGTAGGCCGCGATTCCGCCGGCTACTCCGACGATGATCCGTTTGGCAGCCATCACCGGTCGCCGCTCGCTACTCGCCTTCGGTGTGTTCGAGCAGGTCGCCGTGGATCTCGCGCATCGCGATCGACAGCGGCTTCTCCTGCAGACCCGGCTCCACCAGGGGGCCGACGTATTCGAGAATGCCGTCGCCGAGCTGGTTGTAGTAGTCGTTGATCTGCCGGGCGCGCTTGGCGGCGTAGATCACCAGCGCGTACTTGCTCGAGACCCGCTCCAGCAACTCATCGATGGGCGGGTTGGTGATGCCCAGCGGCGTGTCGTAGGCGTCGACTCCCGCGGCGTCGACCGCGTCGGTGGCGGTCAGGGTGTCGGCGTGCGTGTTAGTCACTGAAAAACTCTCCTGGCAGTTGCTGAAAGCACATTCTCGAAAGATCTGTTCTGGAAAATGCCGTCTCAAGGGCGCGTAAGCAGCAAGGATACCAATTCGGAGCAGGCGGTTTCCAATTCGCTGTTGACCACCACCACATCGAAGTCGCCCTGAGCAGCGATTTCTTCACGTGCGGTGGCCAATCGGCGCGCAATGACCTCCGGCGATTCGGTGCCGCGCCCCACCAGTCGGGCCTCCAGCACCGCCCAGCTCGGCGGCGCCAGGAACACCGAGGTCGCCGCCGGAAGCGCCTGCTTGACCGCGCGCGCCCCGGCCAGGTCCACCTCGATCAAGACCGGCCGGCCCTCCTGCACCGCAGCGCGGACCGGCTCCGCCGGGGTGCCGGAACGGTGCAGGCCGCCGTGGATCTCGGCCCATTCGAGCAATTCACCGCGGTCGATCAGGTCCTGGAACGCTGCGGACGTCACGAAGTGATAGTCGACACCGTCGACCTCGCCCGGACGCGCCGCCCTGGTGGTGGCGGACACGCTGAAGAACAGCCCGGGGACCCGATCTCGCAAGCAGCGCACCACGGTCGACTTTCCGACCGCGGAGGGGCCGGACAGCACGACTACGCGGCCGTCCGGTCCCCCGCTGGTGCCCACGACCCCCTTAGGAGGGGTCGAACTTTTCCAGCAGCGCCTTGCGCTGCCGGTCGCCGAGGCCGCGCAGGCGGCGGGTCGGCGCGATCTCGAGCTCGGTCATGATCTCCTGGGCCTTGACCTTGCCCACCTTGGGCAGGGCTTCCAGCAGGGCGGAGACCTTCATCTTTCCGAGGACCTCGTCGGTCTCGGCGTCCTTCAGGACTTGCTTGAGGTTGGTGCCGCCGCGCTTGAGCCGATCCTTGAGCTCAGCTCGGGCTCGACGTGCGGCGGCAGCCTTCTCCAACGCTGCCGCGCGCTGTTCGTCGGTCAACTGGGGAAGGGCCACGATTCCTCCATCTCATTGGTCCATCTAGGCCATTTAACACCGTTGGCCGGGTACTTCAGCCAGCGACGACGACCGTACCCAGGCTCTCTGACGAAATCTAACCCCACCCCCTGGTTACGGCGTCAAATCCCGGCGTCCCGGGCCCCCTCGAATCGGGGCCGCCCGGTGCTGCGCAGCGCCGGTTTCGGCGAGATCGCGCGGGTCGGCTGCCGTAACCGACTGCATTTCAAGACGTTTCGCCACGTGGAAGCCGTATTTGGTCCACCGGCCGCGCGGCCGGCCCACGTTGTGGGACCCGCGAACGGCGCCGAAAGAAAAATTTTGGCTGGTCCTGGGGTTTCGGGCGTGTCGGGCACCCCTGGACGTGGGTCGCGCTGCGAAGGCTGCCGGCGGCCGCGACCAGCGCGAATGCCGGGGGCCTCTGGGACGGAAGGGACGCAAGGGGGAGGTGGTTCGCCCGCGTTCACGTCACCGCTGGCTGATTCGGGGACATCTCGACCCACCGGTGGGGGTTCGCGAGGTGCTTCGTGGTGACGACTTGCTGACGATGCCCTCTCGCCGCCCGCTCGCCCCCCGAAAGAGTCTCCGACGACCACTGCGACGTCGCCACCGAAGGACTTAGTCGCACTCCCCCGTCGTCGCGCGGGCGCCAAAGACCGCGGCGTGACGGTGGGCGCGACGGTGCCGTTCACCGGGGTGCCATGCCCGGCCCGATGACCCGTTGCACACCTGAAAGATGCTGGCGTAGAGGACATCCCGAGAATTGACAAGGGCAGGAGACTTCGGCGAGGCGACCGCTTCCACCACGAAGTTCGTTGCCATGGGTACCGGACCGCCGCAGGTCGCGAAGATCCCGGCCATCCTGATCGATCGGTTGGTTTCGCCCACGGCGAGCGCCGACGGTGTGCGCGGAAAGGCATAGCCGGAAACACCGTAGCAACCAGCGCGCCCCGCCCAGCTCCACAAAACCAGTGCTACTAAGTAAGTGCTTGCTAATGAGGATCCACCGCGGCACCATCTGTAATTGCCGGGGATGCGCGACGAAGAGGCGGAGATGACAGACACCGATCTGACAGTCGACCAACACGCCGTCGAGGTGCTGATTCTGGGAGCCGGGGTATCCGGCATCGCCGCGGCGATCGGATTGCAGAACACCGGGATCCACGATCTGGTCCTCATCGAGCGCGCGGACGCGGTCGGCGGCACCTGGCACTTCAACACCTATCCGGGATGCGCGGTGGACATCCCCTCGCACGTGTATTCGTTCTCCTACGCGCTCAAGCCGGACTGGTCCCGGGTGTACGGGACGCGGGCCGAACTGCGGGATTACATCGGCCAGGTCGTCGACGACTTCGGCGTGCGAGACAAGATCCGCACCCAGACCGAGGTGCTCGACGCGCGTTGGGACTCCGGTCAGGAACGCTAGCACGTGACCACCAACCGCGGCACATACCTCGCACGGTTCTTCGTGATCGCCGCCGGCCCGCTGCACGAGCCGATGATCCCCGACCTCCCGGGTCGAGACACCTTCAAGGGCAAGGTATTTCACTCCTCGCACTGGCCCACCGACCTCGACCTCACGGGGCGACAGGTGGTGGCGATCGGCAACGGCGCGTCCGCCATCCAATTCGTTCCGGCGGTCCAACCCGTGGTCGGCAGGCTCACCATCCTGCAGCGCACCCCGTCGTGGGTCCTACCCAAGCCCGATTGGGACATCAGCGAGCGTTCGAAGCGATTCCTCGCGCGGTTCCCGGCATCGATGAAGTTGCTCCGGGCACTGGAGTGGGCCTTGCTGGATCCGCTGGTGAGCATCTCGCTACGGTCACCACGTTTCGCCGGTTTGCTGAGCCTGGCGGGCCGGCTGCATATTCGCCGGCACATCAAGGACAGCGCACTCCGACGCGCGGTGACACCGAACTACACCCCCACCTGCAAACGCCTGCTGTTCTCCAACGACTACTTCCCGGCATTGACGGCACCCAACGTCGAGCTGCTCGACTCGCCCGCCGCCGAGATCCGCGAACATTCCGTGGTTACCGCGGCCGGGTGTGAAATCCCTGCTGACACAATAATTTTCGGGACCGGATTTCACACGCTGCAGCACCACCCGGTAGCCCAACGCATCCGCGGCAGATCCGGCGAGACGCTGGCCGAGGTGTGGAAGGGCAACCCGAAGGCGCACATGGGCACCACCATCAACGGTTTCCCCAACGCATTCATGATGTTCGGCCCCAACGTCGGCACGCTATCCGGCTTCACCATGGCCGAGGCGCAGGCCAATTACCTCGTCGGCGCGATCAAGGCCACCAACGCCCTCGGCGTCGCTGCTCTCGACGTGACCGGCGCAGCGCAGGACGCCTTCGTCGCCGCAGCAGACAAGATGCTGAACAAGTCGAGCCTGGCCCTGGGCGGCTGTGACAGCTACTACTTGGCCGACGGCCACCGACGGGTTTCCCTTGCCTGGCCCGGGTCGATGTACTCACTGACCCGGCGACTTCGCACGTTCGACGTGGAGTCCTACGCGCCGGCAACCGCAGCGGCCACGTGACGCAAAGGATGCACCCCGGAGGACAAGTGGTGAGCACCCAACAGCGCGCCGCATCGGCGCAAAAGCGGATGAGTGCCGAGCAGCGGCGCGCGCACATCGAAATGTCGGCCCGGGACGTTTTCATTGCCCAGGGGCTGAAGGGCGCGCGGACTCGCGACATCGCGGCTGCGGCCGGCATCAACGAGGCGCTGCTGTACCGACACTTCGCGTCCAAAGAGGACCTGTTCGCCGCGGCTGTCGTCGCGCCCCTGCGCGAACTCATCGCACGCCGGGCCGAAGCCGACAGCCTTCCCCCCACCGACGCGCAAACCTCCCGGGACGAGATGGTCGAGCGAACCCGCCTGTTCATCGCCAGCCTGATCGACGTGATGCGCGACGTCGCACCCCTGCTGGGGGTGCTGATGTTCGATGGTGAGGAATCGGCACGCAGCCACTACGAAGAGATCCTGGCGCCGGTGCTCCAGGAGATCGGCGACCGCATCCGGACCAACCTCGGCTGGTGGGATCACCGCACCTTCGATGTCGACGCGGCCGTCCGGTTCGCGTTCGGTGCGGTGTGGTTCGACGTGCTCTCGGGCCGCCTCGAGAACCGCGCGATCGACGCCGAGACCGCGTCCCGCGAGATCGCCGAGATGGTGGTGTTGGGTCTGGCAACCCGTTCCTGACACGGCCCATCCGGCCGACGGCGGCGCAGTTTTCAGACCAGGTAGGCGACCTGGTCGCGGATCCGCTCTGCTGCGGCCCGCACCGCGGCGGCATCCGGCCCGGCTTTGAGCACCTCGCGCGACACCGCGGGCAGGACCCGAGCGCCCAATCGGCCCAGATCTTCGGCGCGTCCACCCTGGGCGCCCAACCCGGGCGCCAGAACCGGGCCGTCGAGGGCACTCAGGTCAGGCAGCTCGGACAACGTCGCTCCGACCACCACGCCGATGGAACCCGTTCCGGTTGCACTGTTCTCGGCACCTGCCGCGTCGACGACGGACTGCGCGACAGTACGGCCGGCGATGCTGGCCCGCTGCACCCCGGCGCCCTCCGGGTTCGAGGTGGCGGCCAGCACGAAAACACCCCGGCCACGCTCGGCGGCGGTGTCCAGCAGCGGCCGCAGCGACTCGAAGCCCAGATACGGCGACGCGGTCACCGCGTCGCTGGCCAGCGGCGAGTCGCCGAGCCAGGCCGCGGCGTAGGCCGCCATGGTGGTACCGATGTCGCCGCGCTTGGCATCTGCCAGGACCAGCACGCCGGTCGCCCGCAACTCGGCGATGGTGCGTTCCAGCACCGCGTAACCCGCGGCGCCGTAGGCCTCGAAAAACGCGACCTGCGGTTTGACGACGGCGAACCCGGCGTAGGCCTCCACGCAGATCGCGCTGAACGCGGCCAGCCCGTCGGCGTCGGCCGTCAGCCCCCAGGCTGTCAACAGCTCCGGGTGCGGATCGATGCCCAGACACAACGGCCCGCGGGCGGCGACCGCCTCGGCCAGCCGGACCCCGAAGCCCGCCATGCTCAGTGCCCGTCCAGCGTGGCGTGCAGTTCCTGCAGGGACCGCACACCGATGTCGCCGCGGATGCCGGCCTCGATGCCCTGCACCGCGGCCGAGGCGCCCTGCACGGTGGTCACGCAGGGGATGTTCATCTGGACCGCGGCGGCCCGGATCTCGTAACCGTCGACCCGGGGCCCGGAGTTGCCGTAGGGGGTGTTGACCACCAGGTCCACCTCGCCGGCGCGGATCGCGTCGACCGCCGTCAGTGCCGGCCGGTCCGGGCTGGGCTCCTCGAAGTTCTTCCGCACCACCTCGCACGGAATCCCGTTGCGGCGCAGCATCTCCGCGGTGCCCTCGGTGGCCAGTACCCGGAAACCGAGGTCCGCCAACCGTTTCACCGGGAACACCAAGGACCGCTTGTCGCGGTTGGCCACCGACACGAAGATGGTGCCGCGCGCCGGCAGCGAGCCATAGGCGGCGGTCTGGCTCTTCGCGAAGGCCTTGCCGAAGTCGGAGTCGATGCCCATCACCTCGCCGGTGGACTTCATCTCCGGGCCCAGCAGCGAGTCGACTCCCGAGCCGTCGGCCTGCCGGAACCGGTGGAACGGCAGCACCGCCTCCTTGACCGCGATCGGAGCGTGCGGCGCCGGGCTGGCCCCGTCGCCGTCGGCGGCCAGCATCCCCTCGGCGCGCAGCTCGGCGATGGTGGCGCCCAACATGACCCGTGCGCAGGCCTTGGCCAGCGGCACGGCGGTGGCCTTGGAGACGAAGGGCACAGTGCGGCTGGCCCGGGGGTTGGCCTCCAGCACGTAGAGGACGTCCTCCTTCAGCGCGTACTGCACGTTGAGCAGACCGACCACGCCGATGCCCTTGGCAATGGCCTCGGTGGCGCGCCGCACCGCGGCGATGTCGGTGCGGCCCAGCGTGACCGGCGGCAGCGCGCACGCCGAGTCGCCGGAGTGGATGCCGGCCTCCTCGATGTGTTCCATCACCCCGCCGATGTAGACGTCGGTGCCGTCGCACAGCGCGTCGACGTCGATCTCGATGGCGTCCTCGAGGAACCGGTCGACGAGCACCGGGTGCTCGGGCGAGAGTTCGGTGGCCCGCATGATGTAGCCCTGCAGGGTCTCCTCGTCGTAGACGATCTCCATGCCGCGCCCACCGAGTACGTACGACGGGCGCACCAGCACCGGGTAGCCGATGTCGGCGGCGATGGTACGGGCCTGCTCGAAGGTCGTCGCGGTGCCGAACCGCGGGGCGGGCAGACCCGCGGCGGTCAGCACCTCGCCGAACCGGCCGCGGTCCTCGGCCAGGTCGATGGCCTCCGGTCGGGTCCCCACGATCGGGACGCCGGCCCGTTCGAGCCGGTCGGCCAGCCCCAGCGGGGTCTGGCCGCCGAGCTGCACGATCACCCCGACGACGCCGGGGCCGCCGGCGCCGGACTCCTGTTCGGCGTGGTAGACCTCCAGGACGTCCTCGAAGGTCAGCGGTTCGAAGTAGAGCCGGTCGGCGGTGTCGTAGTCGGTGGACACCGTCTCCGGGTTGCAGTTCACCATGACCGTCTCGAAGCCGGCCCCGCTGAGCGTGGTCGCGGCATGCACACAGCTGTAGTCGAACTCGATGCCCTGACCGATGCGGTTGGGACCCGACCCCAAGATGAGCACCTTGGGCCGGTCGGCCTGCGGGGCCACCTCGCTCTCGGCGGCGGGATCCAGTTCGTAGGTGCTGTAGTGGTACGGCGTCTTGGCCTCGAACTCCGCGGCGCAGGTGTCGACGGTCTTGAAGACCGGGTGCACACCGAGCCGCTCGCGCAGCACCCGCACTCCGACCTCGCCGGCCAATTCGGGTCGCAGACAGGCGATCTGGTGGTCCGACAGGCCCTGGTACTTGGCGCGGCGCAACAGCTGCGCGTCCAGCACCGGCGCCGCCAGCAGCTGGTCGCGCAGCGCCACCAGGCCGGCGATCTGGTCGAGGAACCAGGGGTCGACGCCGGAGGCCGCCGCGACCTGCTCGACCGTCGCGCCCAGGCGCAACGCCAGCTCGATGTCGTAGAGCCGGCCGTCGGTCGGCGTCCGCAGCCGCTCCAGCAGGTCCTCGACGCTGACGTCGGGGTCCGGTCCGGTCCAGAAACCGGCCCGCTTGGTCTCCAGCGAGCGCATCACCTTGCCGAGCGCCTCGACGAAGTTGCGGCCCAACGACATCGCCTCGCCCACCGACTTCATGGTGGTGGTCAGGGTCGCGTCCGCCCCGGGGAACTTCTCGAATGCGAACCGCGGGGCCTTGACCACCACGTAGTCCAGCGTGGGTTCGAAGCAGGCCGGGGTTTCCTTGGTGATGTCGTTGACGATCTCGTCGAGGGTGTAGCCGATGGCCAACTTGGCGGCGATCTTGGCGATCGGGAAGCCGGTGGCCTTCGAGGCCAGCGCGGAGGACCGCGACACCCGGGGGTTCATCTCGATGACGATCAACCGGCCGTCGCGCGGATCGACGGCGAACTGGATGTTGCAGCCGCCGGTGTCGACGCCGACCTCACGCAGGATCGCGATGCCCAGGTCGCGCATGACCTGGTACTCGCGGTCGGTCAGGGTCATGGCCGGCGCCACGGTCACCGAGTCACCGGTGTGCACGCCCATCGGGTCGACGTTCTCGATCGAGCACACCACCACGACGTTGTCGCGGCCGTCGCGCATCAGCTCGAGCTCGTATTCCTTCCAGCCGTAGATCGACTCCTCGATCAGCACGTTCGCCGACGGGGACGCCGCCAGGCCGTCGCCGGCCATCCGCTCCACGTCGTCGAGGCTGGCCGCCATGCCCGAGCCCAGCCCGCCCATGGTGAAGCTGGGTCGGACCACCACGGGCAGGCCGAGGTCGGCCACCGCCTCGCGCACCTCCGCCATGGTGTAACAGACCCGGCTGCGGGCGGATTCGCCGCCGACCTTGGCGACGATGTCCTTGAACTTCTGCCGGTCCTCGCCGCGCTGGATGGCGTCGAAGTCGGCGCCGATCAGCTCGACGCCGTACTTCTCGAGCACCCCGTTCTCGTGCAGCGCTACCGCGGTGTTCAGCGCGGTCTGCCCGCCGAGGGTGGCCAGCAGCGCGTCGATCTTGTTGCCGCGCTCGGCCTGCTGGGCGATGACCTTCTCCACGAACGCCGGGGTGATCGGTTCGACGTAGGTGTGGTCGGCGTACTCGGGGTCGGTCATGATGGTCGCCGGATTCGAGTTGACCAGGCTGACCTGCAGACCTTCGGCGCGCAGCACGCGGCAGGCCTGGGTGCCCGAGTAGTCGAATTCGCAGGCCTGACCGATGACGATCGGTCCGGACCCGATCACCAGGACATGGTTGAGGTCGTTACGGCGAGGCATCAGCGCCCTTCCCTTCCGGCGCGAGCGTGCGCGATCACGGTGAAACTGTCGGTGTGTCGGCCGGGGACATGCACACTCGCGGTGGTTGTGGTGCTCACGCGAGGTCCTCCCCCGCCATCACCGCGATGAACTGGTCGAACAGGTTCTCGGCGTCGTGCGGTCCGGCGGCAGCCTCCGGGTGGTACTGCACCGAGAAGGCCCGGCCGCTGAGCAACCGAATGCCCTCCACGACACCGTCGTTGGCGCAGGTGTGGCTGACCACGGCGGGGCCGAAGGGGGTGTCGAACTGCTCGCCGGCCTCCCCCTCGAGCGCGAAGCCGTGGTTCTGCGCGGTGATCGCCACCCGGCCGGTGGTGTGGTCGATGACCGGGACGTTGATCCCGCGGTGCCCGAAGGTCATCTTGTAGGTGGACCGACCGAGGGCGCGGCCGAGCAACTGGTTGCCGAAGCAGATGCCGAACACCGGGATGTCGGCGCCGAGCGCCTCCCGGACCACCGTCACCACGTGGTCGGCGGCGGCCGGGTCGCCGGGCCCGTTGGACAGGAACAGCCCGTCCGGCTTGAGGTCGGCGATCTCCTCGAAGGTGGTCGCCGACGGCAACACCTGGCTGCGGACCCCCCGGCGCGCGAAGATCCGCGGGGTGTTGGTCTTTATGCCGAGGTCGATCGCGGCCACCGTGAACCGGTGCGCGCCCTCGGGTTCCACGACGTAGCGCACGTCGGTGCTGACCTCGCCGGCGAGGTCGGCCCCGAGCATCGAGGGCTGGGCGTTGACCCGCTCGACGAGTTCGTCGGCCGGGGCGGCGGCCGCCGGCCCGGAGAAGATCCCGGCTTTCATCGACCCGCGGGTGCGCAGGTGACGCACCACCGCCCGGGTGTCGATCCCGGCGATGCCGACGATGTTCTGGCGCTCCAGTTCGGCGTCCAGCGTGCCGGTGGCCCGCCAGTTCGAGGCGCGCGGCGACGGGTCGCGCACCGCGTACCCGGCGACCCAGATGCGGTCCCCGCGGCTCTCGCTGTCCTCGCCGTTCCACCCGGTGTTGCCGATCTGCGGCGCGGTGGCGACGACGATCTGGCGGTGGTAGCTCGGATCGGTCAGCGTCTCCTGGTAGCCGGACATGCCGGTGGAGAACACCGCCTCGCCCAGGGCCTGCCCGACCGCCCCGAACGGGGTGCCGGTGAACACCCGGCCGTCCTCGAGCACCAGCAGGGCTGTTGTGTGGTCCACAGTGTCGGTCACAGGACCTCCGTTCCGTTAGAAGATGTGTCCGTCCCGTCCGACACCCAGTGCCGGTATTCCCGGCGGTCGTCGGCGCGGAAACCGGTGTCGATCTCGGTTCCCGAGGGCAGTCGCCAGCGGATCGCCAGGATGCCGTCGTGGGTCAGTGCCTTGCCCGCGATGCCGCGCTCGGTGCGGATCGCGGTGATCGCCTCGTCGGGAATCCAGATCGGGCTCGCGCCGGTGCGTTGCAGCATCACCCCCTCCGGATAGCGGGTGATCACCGCCTTGGACCGATAACCCCAGTCGCCCACCGCGATCCGGTCCTGCCAGCTCGGCGCCAGCGTGCTGCCCACGTAGAGGCCCTTGATGCCGGGGATCAGGGCGGGCCCGACGGTGTCCGGCAGCGCCGGGATCTGGCCGATGAGCTCCAGCTGGCGTTCGGCGCGCCGGCGCCAGCCGCGCAGCACCAGGTAGATGAGGACGGCGATGAGCACCGCCACCACCGCGGCGAACACCAGCGAGGCCATCAGCGTGGGGGTGTTCATCGGACGACGGCCCCGTCGCGTGCGGTGATCTTGCCGCGCAGCAGGGTCGCGGTCACCGTGGCCGGCAGGGTCATCGACTCGAACGGCGTGTTGGCCGACCGGCTGGCCAGGTCGGGGCCGGACACGGTCCAGTTGGTGTCGGGGTTCACCACCGTCAGGTTGGCCGGCTCGCCGACCTCCAGCGGGCGGCCGTGATCCGGCAACCCGGCGATGCGGGCCGGGTTCTCGCTCATCACGCGGGCGACGCCGCGCCAGTCCAGCAGCCCCGGGTTCACCATCGTTTCGACGACCACCGACAGTGCGGTCTGCAGGCCGAGCATGCCCGGCCGGGCCTGGGAGAACTCGCAGCACTTCTCGTGTTCGGCGTGCGGAGCGTGATCGGTGGCCACGCAGTCGATCACGCCGTCGGCGAGCGCGCGGCGCAGGGCGACCGCGTCGGAGGCCTCCCGCAGCGGCGGGTTCACCCGGTTCACGCCGTCGTAGCCGGCCAGCCGGCTGTCGTCGAGCAGCAGGTGGTGCGGCGTTACCTCGGCGGTGATCGAGATCCCCTGCCCCTTGGCCCATTTCAGGATCTCGACGGTGCCGGCGGTCGACGCGTGGCAGATGTGCACCCGGGTGTCGGCGTCGCGGGCCAGCAGGGCATCGCGGGCGACGATCGACTCCTCGGCGGCGCGCGGCCAGCCGGTCAGGCCCAGCCGCGCGGCCGTCGGCCCCTCGTGGGCCACGGCGCCGACGGTCAGGCGCGGTTCCTCGGCGTGCTGGGCGATGAGCACGCCGAGCCCCTTGGCGTACTCCAGCGCCCGACGCATGACCAGCGGATCGTGCACGCAGTGGCCGTCGTCGGAGAAGACCCGCACACCGGCGGCGCCGCCCGCCATCATCGCCATTTCGGTCAGCTGGGTGCCCTGCAGGCCCACGGTGACCGCGCCGACCGGATGCACGTCGACCAGGCCGACCTGCTGACCGCGGTGCCAGACGTGGTCGGTGACCACCGGCGAATCAGCCACCGGTGTGGTGTTGGCCATCGCGAAGACCGCCGTGTAACCGCCGAGCGCCGCCGCGGCCGAACCGGTTTCGATGGTCTCGGTGTCCTCGCGGCCGGGCTCGCGCAGATGCGTGTGCAGATCCACGAAGCCGGGCAGCAGCACCTGGCCGGCCGCGTCGATCACGGTGCGGTCCGCGTTTGCGGACACCGAACCCGCGGGCGCGATCTCGACGATCTGCCCGTCCTCGACCACCACGTCGACCGGTTCGCCCTGCCCGTAGCGCCGGGCCCCGGCGATCAGCACACTCATTTGACTCCTCCCGCGTCCGCGGCCACCTCGGCGGACCGGTCCGCCCCGACCAGCAGATGGAACAGCACCGCCATCCGGACGTGCACACCGTTGGAAACCTGTTGCAGCACCGCCGATTGCGAAGAATCCGCGACCGAGGAGGCGATCTCCATGCCGCGCAGCATCGGACCCGGGTGCAGCACCACGGCGTGCTCGGGCAGCAGCGCCCGCCGTGCCTCGGAGAGCCCATAGAGCACCGAGTACTCCCGGGCCGACGGGAAGAAACCGCCGGTCATCCGCTCGGCCTGCACCCGCAGCATCAGCACCGCGTCGGCGGCGGGCAGTTCGGCGTCGAGGTCGTGGGTCACCGTGACCGGCCAGGCGTCGACACCGACCGGCAGCAGGGTCGGCGGTGCCACCACCACCACCTCGGCACCGAGAGTGGCCAGCAGGGTGACGTTGGACCGGGCGACCCGACTGTGCAAGATGTCGCCGACGATCACCACCCGCCGGCCCGCAATCTCGCCCAGCCGCTGCCGCAGCGTCAGCGCGTCCAGCAACGCCTGGGTCGGGTGTTCGTGGGTGCCGTCGCCGGCGTTGATGACCGCCGGGCCCGAGGCCAGCGGGTCGGCGGGCCGGGTCCAGTGCGCGAGTTGCTGCGCGGCCCCCGAGGCCGGGTGCCGGATGATCAGGGCGTCGGCGCCGGCCGCGCGCAGCGTCAACGCGGTGTCGCGCAGCGATTCGCCCTTGCCCACCGAGGACCCCGAGGCGCTGACGTTGATGACGTCGGCGCTCATCCACTTGCCGGCCACCTCGAAGGACACCCGGGTGCGGGTGGAGTTCTCGTAGAACATCGTGATGACGGTGCGCCCCCGCAGCGTCGGCAGCTTCTTGACCTCGCGACCCAGCAACGCCGCGGCGAACCGGTCGGCGTCGTCGAGAATCGCGGTGGCCTCGTCGCGGCTCAGATCAGCCGCATTGAGCAGGTGTTTCACCGGGCGGGACCTCCATGCGGGGCGATCCGGACGGAGTCGTAGCCGTCCGATTCCTCGAGTCGGAGCTTGACGTTCTCGCTGCGCGAGGTGGGCACGTTCTTGCCGACGTAGTCGGCGCGGATGGGCAGTTCCCGGTGGCCGCGGTCGACCAGCACGGCCAGTTGCACGGCCCGCGGCCGCCCGATGTCGCGCAGGGCGTCCAGCGCCGA
This DNA window, taken from Mycolicibacterium sp. MU0050, encodes the following:
- a CDS encoding transporter, with the protein product MNTPTLMASLVFAAVVAVLIAVLIYLVLRGWRRRAERQLELIGQIPALPDTVGPALIPGIKGLYVGSTLAPSWQDRIAVGDWGYRSKAVITRYPEGVMLQRTGASPIWIPDEAITAIRTERGIAGKALTHDGILAIRWRLPSGTEIDTGFRADDRREYRHWVSDGTDTSSNGTEVL
- a CDS encoding dihydroorotase, which translates into the protein MSVLIAGARRYGQGEPVDVVVEDGQIVEIAPAGSVSANADRTVIDAAGQVLLPGFVDLHTHLREPGREDTETIETGSAAAALGGYTAVFAMANTTPVADSPVVTDHVWHRGQQVGLVDVHPVGAVTVGLQGTQLTEMAMMAGGAAGVRVFSDDGHCVHDPLVMRRALEYAKGLGVLIAQHAEEPRLTVGAVAHEGPTAARLGLTGWPRAAEESIVARDALLARDADTRVHICHASTAGTVEILKWAKGQGISITAEVTPHHLLLDDSRLAGYDGVNRVNPPLREASDAVALRRALADGVIDCVATDHAPHAEHEKCCEFSQARPGMLGLQTALSVVVETMVNPGLLDWRGVARVMSENPARIAGLPDHGRPLEVGEPANLTVVNPDTNWTVSGPDLASRSANTPFESMTLPATVTATLLRGKITARDGAVVR
- the carB gene encoding carbamoyl-phosphate synthase large subunit — encoded protein: MPRRNDLNHVLVIGSGPIVIGQACEFDYSGTQACRVLRAEGLQVSLVNSNPATIMTDPEYADHTYVEPITPAFVEKVIAQQAERGNKIDALLATLGGQTALNTAVALHENGVLEKYGVELIGADFDAIQRGEDRQKFKDIVAKVGGESARSRVCYTMAEVREAVADLGLPVVVRPSFTMGGLGSGMAASLDDVERMAGDGLAASPSANVLIEESIYGWKEYELELMRDGRDNVVVVCSIENVDPMGVHTGDSVTVAPAMTLTDREYQVMRDLGIAILREVGVDTGGCNIQFAVDPRDGRLIVIEMNPRVSRSSALASKATGFPIAKIAAKLAIGYTLDEIVNDITKETPACFEPTLDYVVVKAPRFAFEKFPGADATLTTTMKSVGEAMSLGRNFVEALGKVMRSLETKRAGFWTGPDPDVSVEDLLERLRTPTDGRLYDIELALRLGATVEQVAAASGVDPWFLDQIAGLVALRDQLLAAPVLDAQLLRRAKYQGLSDHQIACLRPELAGEVGVRVLRERLGVHPVFKTVDTCAAEFEAKTPYHYSTYELDPAAESEVAPQADRPKVLILGSGPNRIGQGIEFDYSCVHAATTLSGAGFETVMVNCNPETVSTDYDTADRLYFEPLTFEDVLEVYHAEQESGAGGPGVVGVIVQLGGQTPLGLADRLERAGVPIVGTRPEAIDLAEDRGRFGEVLTAAGLPAPRFGTATTFEQARTIAADIGYPVLVRPSYVLGGRGMEIVYDEETLQGYIMRATELSPEHPVLVDRFLEDAIEIDVDALCDGTDVYIGGVMEHIEEAGIHSGDSACALPPVTLGRTDIAAVRRATEAIAKGIGVVGLLNVQYALKEDVLYVLEANPRASRTVPFVSKATAVPLAKACARVMLGATIAELRAEGMLAADGDGASPAPHAPIAVKEAVLPFHRFRQADGSGVDSLLGPEMKSTGEVMGIDSDFGKAFAKSQTAAYGSLPARGTIFVSVANRDKRSLVFPVKRLADLGFRVLATEGTAEMLRRNGIPCEVVRKNFEEPSPDRPALTAVDAIRAGEVDLVVNTPYGNSGPRVDGYEIRAAAVQMNIPCVTTVQGASAAVQGIEAGIRGDIGVRSLQELHATLDGH
- a CDS encoding aspartate carbamoyltransferase catalytic subunit, translated to MKHLLNAADLSRDEATAILDDADRFAAALLGREVKKLPTLRGRTVITMFYENSTRTRVSFEVAGKWMSADVINVSASGSSVGKGESLRDTALTLRAAGADALIIRHPASGAAQQLAHWTRPADPLASGPAVINAGDGTHEHPTQALLDALTLRQRLGEIAGRRVVIVGDILHSRVARSNVTLLATLGAEVVVVAPPTLLPVGVDAWPVTVTHDLDAELPAADAVLMLRVQAERMTGGFFPSAREYSVLYGLSEARRALLPEHAVVLHPGPMLRGMEIASSVADSSQSAVLQQVSNGVHVRMAVLFHLLVGADRSAEVAADAGGVK
- the carA gene encoding glutamine-hydrolyzing carbamoyl-phosphate synthase small subunit — its product is MTDTVDHTTALLVLEDGRVFTGTPFGAVGQALGEAVFSTGMSGYQETLTDPSYHRQIVVATAPQIGNTGWNGEDSESRGDRIWVAGYAVRDPSPRASNWRATGTLDAELERQNIVGIAGIDTRAVVRHLRTRGSMKAGIFSGPAAAAPADELVERVNAQPSMLGADLAGEVSTDVRYVVEPEGAHRFTVAAIDLGIKTNTPRIFARRGVRSQVLPSATTFEEIADLKPDGLFLSNGPGDPAAADHVVTVVREALGADIPVFGICFGNQLLGRALGRSTYKMTFGHRGINVPVIDHTTGRVAITAQNHGFALEGEAGEQFDTPFGPAVVSHTCANDGVVEGIRLLSGRAFSVQYHPEAAAGPHDAENLFDQFIAVMAGEDLA